A genomic segment from Candidatus Binatota bacterium encodes:
- a CDS encoding TIGR03619 family F420-dependent LLM class oxidoreductase, producing MKFWQALSFTEPGQLVELACMAEEVGFDGVFLSDHLFHPSALSSPYPYSEDGTPPFPADTAFPDTWSVLGAVAAATTKLKLSSSIYILPLRHPLEVAKACATLALLSDGRFALGAGTGWMKEEFDQLGVDFKSRGRRMDEMIAIMRRLWTGEELEWHGEFFDFAPLRSLPAAPAGGIPVYTGGRSRRALKRAASTADGYMGAGDSEESAFELLDTLAVFRREAGRENLPFECVLPLSVPPAPDLLARLEEKGASSTVSYPLSYSLGPRSSLDEKRRAMELYAETVIGPSR from the coding sequence GTGAAGTTCTGGCAGGCGCTTTCTTTCACAGAGCCCGGGCAGTTGGTGGAGCTCGCGTGCATGGCCGAGGAGGTAGGCTTTGACGGGGTGTTTCTCTCCGACCACCTCTTTCATCCCAGCGCGTTGTCGTCGCCTTATCCTTACTCGGAGGACGGGACGCCTCCTTTTCCGGCCGACACGGCTTTTCCCGATACCTGGTCGGTGCTGGGTGCTGTGGCCGCCGCGACGACCAAGCTGAAACTATCGAGCTCGATCTACATTCTGCCGCTGCGGCACCCGCTCGAAGTGGCCAAGGCCTGCGCGACCCTTGCGCTGTTGTCCGATGGGCGCTTTGCCCTGGGAGCCGGTACGGGTTGGATGAAAGAGGAATTCGACCAGCTGGGCGTCGATTTCAAAAGCCGCGGACGCCGCATGGACGAGATGATCGCCATCATGCGCCGGCTGTGGACGGGCGAGGAGCTGGAGTGGCACGGCGAGTTTTTTGACTTTGCCCCCCTGCGCAGCCTGCCGGCCGCTCCCGCTGGCGGCATACCGGTGTATACGGGCGGTCGCAGCCGGCGGGCGTTGAAGCGGGCGGCGAGCACGGCCGACGGTTACATGGGCGCCGGTGACAGCGAGGAATCTGCCTTCGAACTGCTGGACACACTGGCTGTATTCAGACGCGAGGCCGGTCGTGAAAATCTGCCCTTTGAGTGCGTGCTGCCCCTTTCGGTACCGCCCGCGCCTGACCTGCTGGCCAGGCTTGAAGAAAAAGGGGCAAGCTCCACGGTCAGTTACCCGCTCAGCTACAGCCTTGGCCCGCGGTCGAGCCTGGACGAAAAACGCAGGGCCATGGAGCTCTACGCTGAGACCGTGATCGGGCCTTCGCGCTGA
- a CDS encoding beta-lactamase-like protein 2: protein MQQEPRRIVTDSMMGLEMPDIARWSPRVQVVLGQNPGPFTGPGTNTYLLGTGESLLLLDTGQGVEGWADKLHEALEGRQLEAMVLTHGHPDHIGGVAQVLNRYGDMPVHKARCAEYDRDLEISDLADGGRVSVEGATLRALATPGHAADHLCFVLEEENAVFSGDNVLGAGTTVIPGNGDMAQYLDSLALLLDISPNIIYPAHGPAINDPARKVGELIAHRNLRERQVLACLGDKPMAVEAIVELVYTDVPVFLHPAAAWSVAAHLRKLETEGSARGGEQGWALASGPG from the coding sequence ATGCAGCAGGAACCCCGCCGGATAGTAACCGACAGCATGATGGGCCTCGAGATGCCCGATATCGCCCGCTGGTCTCCGCGAGTGCAGGTTGTACTGGGCCAGAACCCGGGGCCGTTCACCGGGCCGGGCACCAACACCTACCTGCTGGGCACCGGTGAGAGCCTGCTGTTGCTCGACACCGGGCAGGGAGTGGAGGGCTGGGCCGACAAGTTGCACGAGGCGCTGGAGGGCAGACAGCTAGAGGCCATGGTCCTGACCCACGGTCACCCCGACCACATTGGCGGGGTTGCGCAGGTGCTCAATCGCTATGGTGACATGCCGGTTCACAAGGCGCGCTGCGCCGAATATGACCGCGACCTGGAGATAAGCGATCTCGCTGATGGCGGGCGTGTTTCTGTTGAAGGAGCCACCTTGAGGGCGCTGGCCACGCCCGGCCACGCAGCAGACCATCTCTGTTTCGTGCTCGAAGAAGAGAACGCGGTGTTCAGCGGCGACAACGTGCTCGGCGCCGGTACCACGGTGATACCGGGCAACGGCGACATGGCGCAGTACCTCGACTCCCTGGCCCTGCTGCTCGATATCTCACCTAATATTATTTATCCCGCCCACGGCCCGGCCATTAACGACCCGGCGCGCAAGGTGGGCGAGTTGATAGCCCACCGCAATCTTCGAGAACGACAAGTGCTGGCCTGCCTCGGCGACAAGCCCATGGCCGTTGAGGCGATAGTGGAACTGGTGTACACCGACGTGCCCGTTTTTCTGCACCCGGCGGCGGCCTGGTCGGTGGCCGCGCACCTGCGCAAGTTGGAGACCGAGGGCTCGGCGCGCGGCGGCGAGCAGGGCTGGGCGCTGGCCTCCGGGCCGGGATAG
- a CDS encoding sterol desaturase family protein, translating into MGQDGARQTASWLLFPLLLGTCLLTAWLMLEAGMNEAATLGVVSLLAITVIALFERTLAFDVDWNRSRSDLLTDAAHSLVNSYGARELFKLGLPLLLLLVLPFRDAQQGSAGGLWPVELALPLQVVLAALLAEFGQYWAHRIAHEKEFFWRLHSTHHSPTRLYWLNAGRDHPLGVLWVFVCETTPLLVLGVPADCLLLFYSFESVHGLFQHSNIDLRMGWLDWVFSGASLHRWHHSAVASEACHNYGANLILWDIVFATRYLPADKRPPAAVGLEDMERFPQDFGGQMLVPFRWKREAGYRTSRAERPSRADDPV; encoded by the coding sequence ATGGGCCAGGACGGGGCCAGACAAACCGCTTCCTGGCTTTTGTTTCCGCTGCTGCTGGGCACCTGCCTGCTGACGGCCTGGCTCATGCTGGAGGCCGGCATGAACGAAGCGGCCACGCTGGGCGTAGTTTCGTTGCTGGCCATAACCGTTATCGCGCTGTTTGAGCGGACCCTGGCGTTTGATGTCGACTGGAACCGTAGTCGGTCAGACCTGCTGACTGACGCCGCTCACTCGCTGGTCAACAGTTACGGGGCGCGCGAGTTGTTCAAGCTCGGCCTGCCGCTGCTGTTGCTGCTCGTGCTGCCTTTTCGCGATGCGCAGCAGGGGAGCGCCGGAGGTCTCTGGCCGGTAGAGCTGGCCTTGCCCCTGCAGGTGGTGCTGGCGGCGTTGCTGGCGGAGTTCGGCCAGTACTGGGCCCATCGAATCGCCCACGAGAAGGAGTTTTTCTGGCGCCTGCACTCCACCCATCACAGCCCCACGCGCCTGTACTGGCTCAATGCCGGCCGCGATCACCCGCTCGGGGTGTTGTGGGTGTTCGTCTGCGAAACGACTCCGCTGCTTGTGCTGGGAGTCCCGGCAGATTGCCTGCTGTTGTTCTACAGCTTCGAATCGGTACACGGGCTTTTTCAGCACTCCAACATAGACCTGCGGATGGGCTGGCTGGACTGGGTATTCAGTGGGGCATCGCTGCACCGCTGGCATCACTCGGCCGTGGCGTCCGAGGCCTGTCATAATTACGGAGCTAATCTCATCCTCTGGGATATCGTTTTTGCTACGCGCTACCTGCCAGCTGACAAAAGGCCACCCGCGGCCGTGGGGCTCGAAGACATGGAACGTTTTCCGCAGGACTTCGGCGGGCAGATGCTTGTGCCGTTTCGCTGGAAGCGAGAGGCGGGTTATCGCACGAGCCGGGCTGAAAGGCCCTCCCGGGCCGACGACCCCGTATGA
- a CDS encoding pyrroloquinoline quinone-dependent dehydrogenase, whose protein sequence is MKTKEKILSVSLLGWACVLGVCVLAVGCGGRESVDYSGPTADWPHYGADAGGTSYSPLTQLTAANVDSLQLAWEYRHGDVSDGSGEWARSSFQVTPLVAEGTLYFCTPFNRVIALDAETGVEKWAFDPELRFRRGQGPYPLTCRGVAWWQDGKEGRDGGTRLCSRRIFTGTRDSELIALDADTGRPCPGFGDAGRVYLREGLSEHEQWEYYPTSAPVAVADLVIVGALVADNERVDAPSGVVRAFDARDGSLRWAWDPVPPAWHPAAGDNGGRWQSGSPNVWAPLSVDEENGLVYVPTGNPSPDLYGGQRRGLDYYGSSVVALDLDSGEPAWHFQTVHHDVWDYDVPAQPTLFDIAGVGGGRPGLVQATKMGHLFLLDRLTGEPLYPVEELAVATDGVPGELLSATQPFPTHPAPLQPRRLDASDAFGFSPWDRADCRERIASLRNDGVFTPPQLTPTLQWPGSAGGANWGGVSVDPVRGRLYVNQLRTPMVIQLIEREKFDKLDRGSVVYPDELYPMQGTPYGLKRGPLLSSAGAPCNPPPWGTMTAVDLVSGEVLWESVLGTTRDMAPWPMWLPLGAPNLGGSVVTAGGLVFIGATTDKFFRAFDVEDGREVWTRRIPYTANSSPVTYRLGADSRQFVVIAAGGHGWSEPGDALLAFALPAAGPED, encoded by the coding sequence ATGAAAACTAAAGAGAAAATACTCTCCGTTAGCTTGCTGGGCTGGGCCTGTGTCCTGGGCGTCTGCGTCCTGGCGGTGGGCTGTGGCGGCCGCGAAAGCGTCGATTACAGCGGACCGACGGCCGATTGGCCGCATTACGGGGCCGATGCCGGGGGCACGAGTTACAGTCCGCTTACCCAGCTCACCGCTGCCAACGTGGACTCCTTGCAGCTGGCCTGGGAGTATCGGCACGGCGATGTCTCCGACGGCAGCGGGGAGTGGGCACGCAGTTCCTTCCAGGTCACGCCGCTCGTGGCCGAGGGTACGCTCTATTTCTGCACGCCGTTCAACCGGGTCATAGCGCTCGACGCTGAAACCGGCGTCGAGAAATGGGCCTTTGACCCCGAGCTGCGCTTCCGGCGGGGGCAGGGGCCTTATCCGCTCACTTGCCGCGGAGTGGCGTGGTGGCAGGACGGTAAGGAGGGCAGGGATGGTGGTACGAGGCTGTGCAGTCGGCGTATTTTTACCGGCACGCGTGACTCGGAGCTGATTGCCCTTGACGCCGACACCGGCCGACCCTGCCCGGGCTTTGGCGACGCTGGCAGGGTATATCTGCGCGAGGGCCTGTCCGAGCACGAGCAATGGGAGTATTACCCGACCTCGGCTCCCGTGGCGGTGGCCGACCTGGTCATAGTGGGGGCCCTGGTTGCTGACAACGAACGCGTAGACGCGCCGTCGGGCGTAGTGCGCGCTTTCGACGCGCGTGACGGCAGCCTGCGCTGGGCCTGGGATCCGGTGCCGCCCGCCTGGCATCCCGCGGCAGGCGACAACGGGGGGCGATGGCAATCGGGCAGCCCTAACGTCTGGGCACCGCTGTCTGTCGACGAAGAAAACGGCCTGGTTTATGTGCCCACGGGCAACCCCTCGCCTGACCTCTACGGAGGCCAACGCCGGGGGCTGGATTACTACGGCAGCTCGGTGGTCGCGCTTGATCTCGACAGCGGTGAGCCGGCCTGGCATTTCCAGACTGTCCACCACGACGTCTGGGACTACGACGTGCCGGCCCAGCCGACCTTGTTCGACATTGCCGGCGTCGGGGGTGGCCGACCCGGGTTGGTGCAGGCGACCAAGATGGGGCACCTGTTTCTTCTCGACCGCCTGACCGGCGAGCCACTTTACCCGGTGGAAGAACTCGCGGTGGCCACCGATGGTGTGCCGGGCGAGCTGCTCTCGGCCACGCAGCCGTTTCCTACTCATCCTGCTCCCCTGCAGCCGCGCAGGCTCGATGCGTCGGATGCCTTTGGTTTCAGCCCCTGGGACAGGGCCGACTGTCGCGAAAGAATCGCGTCGTTGCGCAACGATGGTGTCTTCACGCCGCCTCAGCTCACGCCGACCCTGCAGTGGCCGGGCTCGGCTGGTGGAGCCAACTGGGGTGGTGTTTCGGTCGACCCGGTGAGGGGGCGGCTGTACGTCAACCAGCTGCGCACGCCCATGGTGATACAACTCATTGAGCGCGAAAAGTTTGACAAGCTTGACCGCGGATCCGTGGTCTACCCCGACGAGCTCTATCCCATGCAGGGCACCCCTTACGGGCTTAAGCGTGGGCCCCTGCTTTCCAGCGCCGGGGCGCCGTGCAATCCGCCGCCCTGGGGTACGATGACCGCCGTCGACCTTGTGAGTGGTGAGGTCCTGTGGGAGTCGGTGCTCGGCACCACGCGCGATATGGCGCCGTGGCCCATGTGGTTGCCCCTGGGTGCGCCGAATCTCGGGGGCTCGGTCGTGACTGCCGGGGGCCTGGTGTTTATCGGCGCCACGACCGACAAGTTTTTTCGGGCTTTTGACGTCGAAGACGGCCGCGAGGTCTGGACCAGGCGGATACCTTACACTGCCAATTCTTCACCGGTCACTTACCGGCTGGGTGCAGATAGCAGGCAGTTTGTCGTCATTGCCGCCGGCGGCCACGGCTGGTCTGAGCCCGGCGACGCTCTGCTGGCCTTTGCTCTGCCCGCTGCGGGGCCGGAGGACTGA
- a CDS encoding HIT family protein produces MSNTGDSCIFCLIARGDAPAALVYRDDRVMAFMDLFPLSRGHLLVVPRAHAENIFEISEADMLAVAALQLKIAGVLKAELKPDGIAVYQANGTAAGQTVFHYHVHLIPRADGEGFDFANRKTADRGELSGLAARLMEGLQRGPQK; encoded by the coding sequence GTGAGTAATACCGGCGACTCTTGCATATTCTGTCTCATCGCGCGCGGCGACGCGCCCGCAGCCCTCGTCTACCGAGACGATCGCGTAATGGCCTTCATGGACCTGTTTCCACTGTCCAGGGGGCACTTGCTGGTGGTTCCCCGTGCACACGCCGAGAATATATTCGAGATCAGCGAGGCCGATATGCTGGCGGTGGCCGCGCTTCAGCTGAAGATAGCAGGGGTCCTCAAGGCCGAGCTTAAGCCTGACGGAATCGCCGTTTACCAGGCCAACGGTACTGCCGCCGGGCAGACGGTATTTCACTATCACGTGCACCTTATCCCGCGGGCGGATGGCGAAGGCTTTGATTTTGCCAATCGCAAGACAGCCGATCGTGGCGAGTTGAGCGGGCTGGCAGCGAGATTGATGGAGGGCTTGCAACGGGGCCCGCAGAAATGA